A portion of the Babylonia areolata isolate BAREFJ2019XMU chromosome 4, ASM4173473v1, whole genome shotgun sequence genome contains these proteins:
- the LOC143281535 gene encoding dual specificity protein phosphatase 3-like, which translates to MASACGGEGEGEDKAPPCTPEELEAIITAPTGGMLLEPSTAYDEIVPGLFIGEGDSAQKLVLMGNLGVTHVLNAAVGNTKYHVNTNVEKYKKHNISFMGIEATDFMNFDLSPFFGQAADYIADSLKEGKVFVHCVQGVSRSASLVIAYLMLKHRMTVQTATRLVRTRREICPNPGFLQQLCDLDQSLREAGHFASPCSACDVCSNL; encoded by the exons ATGGCTTCAgcgtgcgggggggagggggagggagaggacaaGGCACCGCCATGCACGCCAGAAGAGCTGGAGGCCATCATCACAGCGCCAACAGGTGGCATGCTTCTGGAACCCTCCACCGCCTACGATGAAATTGTACCAGGTCTCTTCATCGGAGAAGG AGACTCGGCCCAGAAGCTGGTGCTGATGGGGAACCTAGGGGTGACACACGTGCTGAATGCCGCTGTGGGCAACACCAAGTACCACGTCAACACCAACGTGGAGAAGTACAAAAAGCACAACATCTCCTTCATGGGGATTGAAGCCACCGACTTCATGAACTTCGACCTGAGCCCCTTCTTCGGTCAAGCAGCAGACTACATTGCAGACAGTTTGAAGGAAG GCAAGGTGTTTGTACACTGCGTCCAAGGGGTGAGTCGCTCAGCCTCCCTGGTCATCGCCTACCTGATGCTGAAGCACCGCATGACGGTTCAGACAGCCACCCGCCTTGTACGCACCCGCCGGGAAATCTGCCCCAACCCCGGCTTCCTTCAGCAGCTGTGCGACCTGGACCAGTCCCTCAGAGAGGCCGGCCATTTCGCGTCCCCGTGCTCTGCGTGTGACGTTTGCTCGAATTTGTAA